In Candidatus Poribacteria bacterium, a single genomic region encodes these proteins:
- a CDS encoding RNA polymerase sigma factor has translation MKNDDVELIQDSLIGDENAFATLVRKYQKHVHALAWRKIGDFHIAEEVTQDTFLQVYKKLATLKDPHRFAGWLYRIASRQCQAWLRKKRMQTQSFEDTDPELIEKMTYSQYIAEEQEKAATDAQRDIVQRLLARLRESERTVVTLHYFGEMTVEEISQFLGVSASTIKSRLRRARHRLKKSEPMIREALEGFQIRANLTENIMQEISRMNPTPPSFGKPFIPWAIAASTLVLVVMAFGASNQYLTRFQQPYNFDAPSEMTIELIDTPIVLDLTSKPDVRTQLGKSMETPSKSSGLAPNTDQPEYVPRFLSAQAKEVVLNDEEPSQQVLSILRTPAAGTQDYTVVEIDATAFKDGGVLTIDLWIGSAEAAGAFILFASDIEFSTDGMPEVVLTSASGIIPGKAGRITHRFDGGTRFKLGATGNSFSGEEKVNSFLAKISVDAE, from the coding sequence ATGAAGAACGACGATGTTGAACTGATTCAGGACAGTCTCATAGGCGATGAAAACGCGTTTGCTACTTTGGTAAGGAAATACCAAAAGCATGTCCACGCGCTTGCGTGGCGGAAGATAGGCGATTTCCACATCGCTGAAGAGGTTACACAGGACACCTTTTTGCAAGTCTATAAAAAACTGGCAACACTAAAGGATCCGCATCGTTTTGCGGGGTGGCTTTATAGAATTGCTTCACGCCAATGCCAGGCGTGGCTGAGAAAGAAACGGATGCAGACCCAATCGTTTGAAGACACAGACCCCGAACTGATAGAAAAGATGACCTACTCTCAATATATCGCCGAGGAGCAGGAAAAAGCTGCGACCGACGCGCAGCGCGACATCGTCCAAAGATTGCTCGCCCGGCTACGGGAGAGTGAACGTACCGTCGTCACACTCCACTACTTCGGAGAAATGACCGTTGAAGAGATTAGTCAGTTTTTAGGTGTGTCGGCGAGTACGATTAAAAGTCGGCTCCGTCGCGCGCGACACCGCTTAAAGAAATCGGAACCCATGATCCGAGAGGCACTGGAAGGGTTCCAAATTAGGGCGAATCTCACCGAAAATATCATGCAAGAGATTTCCCGTATGAATCCTACACCGCCTTCTTTTGGTAAACCATTTATACCGTGGGCGATTGCGGCTTCAACGCTTGTCCTCGTTGTGATGGCATTTGGAGCCAGCAATCAGTACCTAACACGTTTCCAACAGCCTTACAATTTTGATGCGCCATCGGAGATGACGATAGAACTCATCGACACACCTATTGTCTTGGATCTCACGTCGAAACCGGATGTGCGGACGCAACTCGGGAAGTCTATGGAAACCCCCAGTAAAAGCAGTGGACTTGCCCCGAACACAGATCAACCGGAATATGTGCCAAGGTTTCTTTCAGCACAGGCGAAGGAGGTTGTCCTCAACGATGAAGAGCCTTCGCAGCAGGTCTTGAGCATTTTGCGAACACCGGCGGCAGGCACGCAAGATTACACCGTCGTTGAAATCGACGCGACAGCGTTTAAAGATGGTGGTGTACTCACGATTGATCTTTGGATTGGGAGCGCAGAGGCTGCTGGTGCGTTTATTCTGTTCGCGAGCGACATCGAATTTTCCACGGACGGTATGCCTGAAGTTGTACTCACCTCGGCATCAGGGATCATCCCCGGTAAAGCGGGGAGGATCACGCACCGTTTTGACGGAGGCACACGCTTTAAGTTAGGTGCTACCGGTAATTCGTTCAGTGGAGAAGAAAAGGTCAATTCTTTTCTCGCAAAAATCTCTGTGGACGCTGAGTAA